Part of the Allofrancisella frigidaquae genome is shown below.
ATACAGAAACTAAAGCAGTAGTCATCGCAATACCCGCGCTTGGACCATCTTTAGGAGTAGCCCCCTCTGGGACATGGATATGAATATCCTTTTTCTCATAAAAATCATCCTCAAGCTTATAGTCTTTTGACATAGAACGAACAACACTAAATGCCGCATCAATAGACTCTTTCATCACATCGCCTAAGCTACCTGTATATTTAACTTTCCCTTTACCAGGCATAGCTAAAGCTTCTATAGTTAAAAGTTCACCACCAACAGATGTCCAAGCTAAACCTGTAACTTGCCCGACTTTAGATTTTAAACTTTTAACACCATAATCGTACTGATAAACCCCTAAGTACTCTTGTAAATTTTTTTGAGTAATCGAAGCTTTAGTAATTTCTGGATTTTTAAGTGTATTTTTAACTACTTTACGACAAACGCTGTTAATTTTTTGTTGCAAGTTTCTCACTCCGGCCTCTCTGGTATAATATCTAATAATATCTAGAATTGCCGTTGTTGTGAAAGTTAATTCTTTATTACTTAGACCATTATTTTTCAAAGCTTTTGGTATTAAATATTGCTTAGCAATAGCTTGCTTTTCTATCTCAGTATAACCCGCCAAATTAATAATCTCTAATCTATCGCGTAAAGCTGGATCAATATCCAAAGAGTTAGCTGTTGCTACAAACATAACTTTTGACAAATCATAATCTATTTCTAAATAATGATCATTAAAAGTATTATTTTGTTCAGGATCAAGAACTTCAAGCAGCGCTGCAGACGGGTCACCTCTAAAATCAGACGAAATTTTATCTATTTCATCTAATAAAAATAACGGGTTTTCAGCTTTTGCTTTAATTATCTTCTGGATTATTTGTCCTGGCATAGATCCTATATAAGTACGACGATGACCTCTTATTTCTGATTCATCACGGACTCCACCTAATGCCATACGTACATATTCTCTCCCTGTTGCTCTGGCTATAGATTGCCCTATAGAAGTCTTACCTACACCTGGAGGCCCAACTAAACATAAAATAGGAGCTTTAGTATTAGAATCTCTCTTTATCTGGACAGCTAAATGCTCTAATATACGCTCCTTAACTTTTTTGATGCCATAATGGTCTTTTTCTAAAACCTTTTCCGCCAAATTAATATCTTTTTTAACTTTAGTGCGCTTACCCCATGGCAAAGAAAGTATAGTCTCAATATAGTTTCTAGATACGGCAGATTCCGAAGATGACGGTGGCATAGATTTTAGCTTTTTGAGCTCTTTTAAACACTTTTCTTTCGCCTCTTTAGACATCTTTGCAGATTCTATTTTCTTCTTAAGAGCTGAAGTTTCAGATTCTTCATCAGCCTCACCTAACTCTTTGTAAATAGCTTTTACTTGTTCGTTTAAATAATACTCTCTTTGATTTTTATCAACTTGAGCTTTTACTCTATCTTTAATTTTTGCTTCTAACTCAAGTATTTCAAGCTCTTCTTCTAAGCACGTAAGTAGAATTAATGCTTTAGCCTTTAAATCCTCTACTTCTAAAATTTTTTGTTTTTTAGCAATACTAGAATTAAGAATAGCTGCTATTTCATATATAAATTTCTCCGGATGCTGAGTATTTATTAAAGTAGACAATGCTTCTTTAGTAATAGTGCCGCTATATTCAACAAACTCTTTCAGTGACTCTGATATAGATAAAATTATAGCTTTTAACTCTTTATTTAACTGAATAGAGTCTTGTGTTTGAATAGGCTTTGAAGCAGCATCTTCTATATG
Proteins encoded:
- the lon gene encoding endopeptidase La, whose translation is MSEILSVVPVIPLRDVVIYPGMTIPLNVGRTKSINAVKEASNNYNNSILLATQKNSSSSGDVAENIYDIATLAKIIQIMKLPDGSLKIIVEGVAKTRVDKYVDEKDCIYAHIEDAASKPIQTQDSIQLNKELKAIILSISESLKEFVEYSGTITKEALSTLINTQHPEKFIYEIAAILNSSIAKKQKILEVEDLKAKALILLTCLEEELEILELEAKIKDRVKAQVDKNQREYYLNEQVKAIYKELGEADEESETSALKKKIESAKMSKEAKEKCLKELKKLKSMPPSSSESAVSRNYIETILSLPWGKRTKVKKDINLAEKVLEKDHYGIKKVKERILEHLAVQIKRDSNTKAPILCLVGPPGVGKTSIGQSIARATGREYVRMALGGVRDESEIRGHRRTYIGSMPGQIIQKIIKAKAENPLFLLDEIDKISSDFRGDPSAALLEVLDPEQNNTFNDHYLEIDYDLSKVMFVATANSLDIDPALRDRLEIINLAGYTEIEKQAIAKQYLIPKALKNNGLSNKELTFTTTAILDIIRYYTREAGVRNLQQKINSVCRKVVKNTLKNPEITKASITQKNLQEYLGVYQYDYGVKSLKSKVGQVTGLAWTSVGGELLTIEALAMPGKGKVKYTGSLGDVMKESIDAAFSVVRSMSKDYKLEDDFYEKKDIHIHVPEGATPKDGPSAGIAMTTALVSVYTNKPVRNDIAMTGEITLRGDVLAIGGLKEKLLAALRGGIKEVLIPKQNVKNLAEIDKEIIEKLKITPVNNIKEVLLRVF